The Manis javanica isolate MJ-LG chromosome 4, MJ_LKY, whole genome shotgun sequence genome contains a region encoding:
- the DHX58 gene encoding ATP-dependent RNA helicase DHX58, translating into MELRPYQWEVIMPALEGKNIIILLPTGAGKTRAAAYVAKRHLETVDGAKVVVLVNRVHLVTQHCEEFSHMLDGHWTITALSGDMGPRAGFGHLARSHDLLICTAELLQMALTSPEEEEHVELNAFSLLVVDECHHTHKDTIYNIILNRYLKHKLQRTRPLPQVLGLTASPGTGGASTLDGAIEHILQLCANLDTWRIMSPQNYRPQLQECSHHPCKQYDLCQRRSRDPFGDLLKKLMDQVHDHLEMPELSRDFGTQVYEQQVVEQSQAAAEAGLQDRRVYALHLRRYNDALLIHDTVRAVDAVASLQDFYDTERTTKTQVLLAERWLLALFDDHKKELAHLATHGPENPKLEVLEEILRRQFRSSDGPRGIIFTRTRQSAHSLLLWLQQQPGLQTVDIRAQLLIGAGNSGQNIHMTQRDQQDVIRQFRAGTLNLLVATSVAEEGLDIPQCNVVVRYGLLTNEISMVQARGRARASQSVYSFVAIQGSRELQRELTNEALETLMERAVAAVQEMAQAEYQAKIRDLQQAALVKRAAQAAQRENQQNQFLAEHVQLLCVNCMVAVGQGSDLRKVEGAHHVNVNPNFSVYYNVSWRPVVIDRDFKDWKPGGVIRCRNCGEVWGLQIIYKSVELPALKVRSMLLETPRGRVQARKWSRVPFPVPDFNYLEHCAQSLDLSP; encoded by the exons ATGGAGCTGCGACCCTACCAGTGGGAGGTGATCATGCCTGCCCTAGAGGGCAAGAATATCATCATTTTGCTGCCCACGGGTGCTGGGAAGACCCGGGCAGCTGCTTATGTGGCCAAGAGGCATCTAGAGACAGTGGACGGGGCCAAGGTGGTTGTATTGGTCAACAGG GTGCACCTGGTGACCCAGCACTGTGAGGAGTTCAGCCACATGCTGGACGGGCACTGGACCATCACAGCGCTGAGTGGAGACATGGGGCCACGGGCTGGCTTTGGCCACCTGGCCCGGAGCCACGACCTCCTCATCTGCACGGCTGAACTGCTGCAGATGGCACTGACCAGCCCCGAGGAGGAGGAGCACGTGGAGCTCAATG CCTTCTCCCTGCTTGTGGTGGATGAGTGTCACCACACGCACAAAGACACTATCTACAACATCATCCTGAACCGGTACCTGAAGCATAAACTCCAGAGGACACGTCCCCTGCCCCAGGTGCTGGGTCTCACAGCCTCCCCAGGCACTGGAGGGGCCTCCACACTTGATGGGGCCATTGAGCACATCCTGCAG CTCTGTGCCAACCTAGATACATGGCGCATCATGTCACCCCAGAACTACCGTCCTCAGCTGCAGGAGTGCAGCCACCATCCCTGCAAACAGTATGACCTCTGCCAAAGGCGCAGCCGG GACCCATTTGGGGACCTACTGAAGAAGCTCATGGACCAAGTCCACGACCACCTGGAAATGCCTGAGTTGAGCCGGGACTTTGGGACTCAGGTGTACGAGCAGCAGGTGGTGGAGCAGAGCCAGGCTG CGGCCGAGGCCGGGCTCCAGGATCGGCGGGTGTATGCGCTTCACCTGCGGCGCTACAATGACGCGCTGCTCATCCACGACACCGTCCGCGCCGTGGACGCTGTGGCCTCGCTGCAAGATTTCTACGACACAGAGCGCACCACTAAGACCCAGGTCCTGCTTGCTGAGCGCTGGCTGCTGGCGCTGTTCGATG ACCACAAGAAGGAGCTGGCCCACCTGGCGACTCATGGCCCAGAGAACCCGAAACTGGAAGTGCTCGAAGAGATCCTGCGGAGGCAGTTCAGGAGCTCTGATGGCCCCCGGGGCATCATCTTCACCCGAACACGCCAGAGTGCCCACTCCCTCCTGCTCTGGCTCCAGCAGCAGCCCGGCCTGCAGACGGTGGACATCAGGGCTCAGCTGCTGATTGGGGCTGGGAACAGCGGCCAGAACATCCATATGACCCAG AGGGACCAGCAAGACGTGATCCGGCAGTTCAGGGCTGGCACCCTGAACCTCCTGGTGGCCACAAGTGTGGCAGAGGAGGGGCTGGACATCCCCCAGTGCAATGTGGTGGTGCGCTATGGGCTCCTGACCAACGAGATCTCCATGGTCCAG gcaaGGGGCCGTGCTCGGGCCAGTCAGAGTGTATACTCTTTTGTGGCAATCCAAGGCAGTAGGGAGCTTCAGCGGGAACTGACCAATGAGGCCCTTGAGACCCTGATGGAACGGGCAGTGGCTGCTGTTCAGGAGATGGCCCAGGCCGAGTACCAGGCCAAG ATCCGGGACCTGCAGCAGGCAGCCCTGGTCAAGCGGGCAGCCCAGGCGGCCCAGCGGGAGAATCAGCAGAATCAGTTCCTGGCAGAGCATGTGCAGCTCCTCTGCGTCAACTGCATGGTGGCCGTGGGCCAGGGGAGTGACCTGCGGAAGGTGGAGGGTGCCCACCATGTCAACGTGAACCCCAACTTCTC GGTCTACTACAATGTCTCCTGGAGGCCTGTGGTCATCGACAGAGACTTCAAGGACTGGAAGCCTGGAGGTGTCATCCGCTGCAGGAACTGTGGGGAG GTCTGGGGTCTGCAGATAATCTACAAGTCAGTGGAACTACCGGCACTCAAAGTCCGCAGCATGCTGCTGGAGACACCGAGAGGACGGGTCCAGGCCAGGAAGTGGTCCCGAGTGCCCTTCCCAGTTCCTGACTTCAACTACCTGGAGCACTGTGCCCAGAGCCTGGACCTCTCCCCCTGA
- the KAT2A gene encoding histone acetyltransferase KAT2A isoform X1, translating to MAESSQASTPAPAAQPRPLQSPAPAPTPTPTPSPASVPAPVPTPAPAPVPAAAPVGSTGTGGPGVGSGGTGSGGDPARPGLSQQQRASQRKAQVRGLPRAKKLEKLGVFSACKANETCKCNGWKNPKPPTAPRMDLQQPAANLSELCRSCEHPLADHVSHLENVSEDEINRLLGMVVDVENLFMSVHKEEDTDTKQVYFYLFKLLRKCILQMTRPVVEGSLGSPPFEKPNIEQGVLNFVQYKFSHLAPRERQTMFELSKMFLLCLNYWKLETPAQFRQRSQAEDVATYKVNYTRWLCYCHVPQSCDSLPRYETTHVFGRSLLRSIFTVTRRQLLEKFRVEKDKLVPEKRTLILTHFPKFLSMLEEEIYGANSPIWESGFTMPPSEGTQLVPRTATVSAAVVPSAPIFSPTMGGGSNSSLSLDSGGAEPMPAGEKRKLPENLTLEDAKRLRVMGDIPMELVNEVMLTITDPAAMLGPETSLLSANAARDETARLEERRGIIEFHVIGNSLTPKANRRVLLWLVGLQNVFSHQLPRMPKEYIARLVFDPKHKTLALIKDGRVIGGICFRMFPTQGFTEIVFCAVTSNEQVKGYGTHLMNHLKEYHIKHNILYFLTYADEYAIGYFKKQGFSKDIKVPKSRYLGYIKDYEGATLMECELNPRIPYTELSHIIKKQKEIIKKLIERKQAQIRKVYPGLSCFKEGVRQIPVESVPGIRETGWKPLGKEKGKELKDPDQLYTTLKNLLAQIKSHPSAWPFMEPVKKSEAPDYYEVIRFPIDLKTMTERLRSRYYVTRKLFVADLQRVIANCREYNPPDSEYCRCASALEKFFYFKLKEGGLIDK from the exons ATGGCGGAATCTTCCCAGGCCTCGACCCCGGCGCCAGCTGCGCAGCCCCGTCCTCTTCAgtcccccgcccctgccccaaCTCCGACTCCTACCCCCAGCCCGGCTTCGGTCCCGGCTCCGGTTCCCACTCCGGCACCAGCCCCCGtcccagctgcagccccagtCGGGAGCACAGGGACGGGGGGGCCCGGGGTAGGAAGTGGGGGCACCGGGAGCGGGGGGGATCCAGCTCGTCCTGGCCTGAGCCAGCAGCAGCGCGCCAGCCAGAGGAAGGCGCAAGTCCGGGGACTGCCGCGAGCCAAGAAGCTTGAGAAGCTAGGGGTCTTCTCGGCTTGCAAG GCAAATGAAACCTGCAAGTGTAATGGGTGGAAAAACCCCAAGCCCCCTACTGCACCCCGCATGGACCTGCAGCAGCCAGCTGCCAACCTGAGCGAGTTGTGCCGCAGCTGTGAGCACCCCTTGG CTGACCATGTGTCCCACCTGGAGAACGTGTCAGAGGATGAGATTAACCGGCTGCTAGGAATGGTCGTGGATGTGGAGAATCTGTTCATGTCTGTTCATAAGGAGGAGGACACAGACACTAAACAGGTCTATTTCTACCTCTTCAAG ctCCTGCGGAAGTGCATCCTGCAGATGACCCGGCCTGTGGTGGAAGGCTCCCTGGGCAGCCCCCCATTTGAGAAGCCTAATATTGAGCAG GGTGTGCTGAACTTTGTGCAATACAAGTTTAGTCACCTGGCTCCCCGGGAGCGGCAGACGATGTTTGAGCTCTCAAAGATGTTCCTGCTCTGCCTTAACTACTGGAAGCTTGAAACGCCTGCCCAATTTCGGCAGAGGTCTCAGGCCGAGGATGTGGCCACCTACAAGGTCAATTATACCAG ATGGCTGTGTTACTGCCATGTGCCCCAGAGCTGCGATAGTCTCCCACGGTATGAGACCACTCATGTCTTTGGGCGAAGTCTTCTCCGTTCCATCTTCACTGTTACCCGGCGGCAGCTCCTGGAGAAGTTCCGGGTGGAGAAGGACAAGCTGGTGCCTGAGAAGAGGACCCTTATCCTCACCCACTTTCCCAA ATTCCTGTCCATGCTGGAGGAGGAGATCTATGGGGCAAACTCTCCAATCTGGGAGTCAGGCTTCACCATGCCACCGTCAGAGGGGACCCAGCTGGTGCCCCGGACAG CTACAGTCAGTGCTGCAGTTGTTCCCAGTGCTCCCATCTTCAGCCCCACCATGGGTGGGGGCAGCAACAGCTCCTTGAGTCTGGATTCCGGAGGGGCTGAGCCTATGCCAG CAGGCGAGAAGAGGAAACTCCCAGAGAACCTGACCCTGGAAGATGCCAAGCGGCTCCGTGTGATGGGTGACATCCCCATGGAGCTGGTCAACGAGGTCATGCTCACCATCACTGACCCTGCTGCCATGCTGGGGCCCGAG ACAAGCCTGCTGTCAGCCAACGCGGCCCGGGACGAGACAGCCCGCCTGGAGGAGCGCCGTGGCATCATTGAGTTCCATGTCATCGGCAACTCGCTGACGCCCAAGGCCAACCGGCGGGTGTTGCTCTGGCTTGTGGGGCTGCAGAATGTCTTCTCCCACCAGCTGCCGCGCATGCCCAAGGAGTATATCGCCCGCCTCGTCTTTGACCC GAAGCACAAGACTCTGGCATTGATCAAGGATGGGCGGGTCATTGGTGGGATATGCTTCCGCATGTTCCCCACCCAGGGCTTCACAGAGATTGTCTTCTGTGCTGTCACCTCCAATGAGCAGGTCAAG GGCTATGGGACTCACCTGATGAACCACCTGAAGGAGTATCACATCAAACACAACATCCTCTACTTCCTCACCTATGCCGACGAATATGCCATTGGCTACTTCAAAAAGCAG GGCTTCTCCAAGGACATCAAGGTGCCCAAGAGCCGCTACCTGGGCTACATCAAGGACTATGAGGGGGCAACACTGATGGAGTGTGAGCTGAATCCCCGGATCCCCTACACAGAGCTGTCCCACATCATCAAAAAGCAGAAGGAG ATCATCAAGAAGCTGATTGAGCGCAAACAGGCCCAGATCCGCAAGGTCTACCCTGGGCTCAGCTGCTTCAAGGAGGGTGTGAGGCAGATCCCTGTGGAGAGCGTCCCTGGCATTC GAGAGACGGGCTGGAAgcctctggggaaggagaaagg GAAGGAGCTGAAGGATCCTGACCAGCTCTACACAACCCTCAAAAACCTGCTGGCCCAGATCAAG TCACACCCCAGTGCCTGGCCCTTCATGGAGCCTGTGAAGAAGTCAGAGGCCCCTGACTACTACGAGGTCATCCGTTTCCCCATCG ACCTGAAGACCATGACAGAGCGGCTCCGTAGCCGCTACTACGTGACCCGGAAGCTCTTTGTGGCTGACCTGCAGCGGGTCATCGCCAACTGTCGTGAGTACAACCCTCCCGACAGCGAGTACTGCCGCTGTGCCAGTGCCCTGGAGAAGTTCTTCTACTTCAAACTGAAGGAAGGGGGGCTCATCGACAAGTAG
- the KAT2A gene encoding histone acetyltransferase KAT2A isoform X2: MAESSQASTPAPAAQPRPLQSPAPAPTPTPTPSPASVPAPVPTPAPAPVPAAAPVGSTGTGGPGVGSGGTGSGGDPARPGLSQQQRASQRKAQVRGLPRAKKLEKLGVFSACKANETCKCNGWKNPKPPTAPRMDLQQPAANLSELCRSCEHPLADHVSHLENVSEDEINRLLGMVVDVENLFMSVHKEEDTDTKQVYFYLFKLLRKCILQMTRPVVEGSLGSPPFEKPNIEQGVLNFVQYKFSHLAPRERQTMFELSKMFLLCLNYWKLETPAQFRQRSQAEDVATYKVNYTRWLCYCHVPQSCDSLPRYETTHVFGRSLLRSIFTVTRRQLLEKFRVEKDKLVPEKRTLILTHFPKFLSMLEEEIYGANSPIWESGFTMPPSEGTQLVPRTATVSAAVVPSAPIFSPTMGGGSNSSLSLDSGGAEPMPGEKRKLPENLTLEDAKRLRVMGDIPMELVNEVMLTITDPAAMLGPETSLLSANAARDETARLEERRGIIEFHVIGNSLTPKANRRVLLWLVGLQNVFSHQLPRMPKEYIARLVFDPKHKTLALIKDGRVIGGICFRMFPTQGFTEIVFCAVTSNEQVKGYGTHLMNHLKEYHIKHNILYFLTYADEYAIGYFKKQGFSKDIKVPKSRYLGYIKDYEGATLMECELNPRIPYTELSHIIKKQKEIIKKLIERKQAQIRKVYPGLSCFKEGVRQIPVESVPGIRETGWKPLGKEKGKELKDPDQLYTTLKNLLAQIKSHPSAWPFMEPVKKSEAPDYYEVIRFPIDLKTMTERLRSRYYVTRKLFVADLQRVIANCREYNPPDSEYCRCASALEKFFYFKLKEGGLIDK, encoded by the exons ATGGCGGAATCTTCCCAGGCCTCGACCCCGGCGCCAGCTGCGCAGCCCCGTCCTCTTCAgtcccccgcccctgccccaaCTCCGACTCCTACCCCCAGCCCGGCTTCGGTCCCGGCTCCGGTTCCCACTCCGGCACCAGCCCCCGtcccagctgcagccccagtCGGGAGCACAGGGACGGGGGGGCCCGGGGTAGGAAGTGGGGGCACCGGGAGCGGGGGGGATCCAGCTCGTCCTGGCCTGAGCCAGCAGCAGCGCGCCAGCCAGAGGAAGGCGCAAGTCCGGGGACTGCCGCGAGCCAAGAAGCTTGAGAAGCTAGGGGTCTTCTCGGCTTGCAAG GCAAATGAAACCTGCAAGTGTAATGGGTGGAAAAACCCCAAGCCCCCTACTGCACCCCGCATGGACCTGCAGCAGCCAGCTGCCAACCTGAGCGAGTTGTGCCGCAGCTGTGAGCACCCCTTGG CTGACCATGTGTCCCACCTGGAGAACGTGTCAGAGGATGAGATTAACCGGCTGCTAGGAATGGTCGTGGATGTGGAGAATCTGTTCATGTCTGTTCATAAGGAGGAGGACACAGACACTAAACAGGTCTATTTCTACCTCTTCAAG ctCCTGCGGAAGTGCATCCTGCAGATGACCCGGCCTGTGGTGGAAGGCTCCCTGGGCAGCCCCCCATTTGAGAAGCCTAATATTGAGCAG GGTGTGCTGAACTTTGTGCAATACAAGTTTAGTCACCTGGCTCCCCGGGAGCGGCAGACGATGTTTGAGCTCTCAAAGATGTTCCTGCTCTGCCTTAACTACTGGAAGCTTGAAACGCCTGCCCAATTTCGGCAGAGGTCTCAGGCCGAGGATGTGGCCACCTACAAGGTCAATTATACCAG ATGGCTGTGTTACTGCCATGTGCCCCAGAGCTGCGATAGTCTCCCACGGTATGAGACCACTCATGTCTTTGGGCGAAGTCTTCTCCGTTCCATCTTCACTGTTACCCGGCGGCAGCTCCTGGAGAAGTTCCGGGTGGAGAAGGACAAGCTGGTGCCTGAGAAGAGGACCCTTATCCTCACCCACTTTCCCAA ATTCCTGTCCATGCTGGAGGAGGAGATCTATGGGGCAAACTCTCCAATCTGGGAGTCAGGCTTCACCATGCCACCGTCAGAGGGGACCCAGCTGGTGCCCCGGACAG CTACAGTCAGTGCTGCAGTTGTTCCCAGTGCTCCCATCTTCAGCCCCACCATGGGTGGGGGCAGCAACAGCTCCTTGAGTCTGGATTCCGGAGGGGCTGAGCCTATGCCAG GCGAGAAGAGGAAACTCCCAGAGAACCTGACCCTGGAAGATGCCAAGCGGCTCCGTGTGATGGGTGACATCCCCATGGAGCTGGTCAACGAGGTCATGCTCACCATCACTGACCCTGCTGCCATGCTGGGGCCCGAG ACAAGCCTGCTGTCAGCCAACGCGGCCCGGGACGAGACAGCCCGCCTGGAGGAGCGCCGTGGCATCATTGAGTTCCATGTCATCGGCAACTCGCTGACGCCCAAGGCCAACCGGCGGGTGTTGCTCTGGCTTGTGGGGCTGCAGAATGTCTTCTCCCACCAGCTGCCGCGCATGCCCAAGGAGTATATCGCCCGCCTCGTCTTTGACCC GAAGCACAAGACTCTGGCATTGATCAAGGATGGGCGGGTCATTGGTGGGATATGCTTCCGCATGTTCCCCACCCAGGGCTTCACAGAGATTGTCTTCTGTGCTGTCACCTCCAATGAGCAGGTCAAG GGCTATGGGACTCACCTGATGAACCACCTGAAGGAGTATCACATCAAACACAACATCCTCTACTTCCTCACCTATGCCGACGAATATGCCATTGGCTACTTCAAAAAGCAG GGCTTCTCCAAGGACATCAAGGTGCCCAAGAGCCGCTACCTGGGCTACATCAAGGACTATGAGGGGGCAACACTGATGGAGTGTGAGCTGAATCCCCGGATCCCCTACACAGAGCTGTCCCACATCATCAAAAAGCAGAAGGAG ATCATCAAGAAGCTGATTGAGCGCAAACAGGCCCAGATCCGCAAGGTCTACCCTGGGCTCAGCTGCTTCAAGGAGGGTGTGAGGCAGATCCCTGTGGAGAGCGTCCCTGGCATTC GAGAGACGGGCTGGAAgcctctggggaaggagaaagg GAAGGAGCTGAAGGATCCTGACCAGCTCTACACAACCCTCAAAAACCTGCTGGCCCAGATCAAG TCACACCCCAGTGCCTGGCCCTTCATGGAGCCTGTGAAGAAGTCAGAGGCCCCTGACTACTACGAGGTCATCCGTTTCCCCATCG ACCTGAAGACCATGACAGAGCGGCTCCGTAGCCGCTACTACGTGACCCGGAAGCTCTTTGTGGCTGACCTGCAGCGGGTCATCGCCAACTGTCGTGAGTACAACCCTCCCGACAGCGAGTACTGCCGCTGTGCCAGTGCCCTGGAGAAGTTCTTCTACTTCAAACTGAAGGAAGGGGGGCTCATCGACAAGTAG
- the HSPB9 gene encoding LOW QUALITY PROTEIN: heat shock protein beta-9 (The sequence of the model RefSeq protein was modified relative to this genomic sequence to represent the inferred CDS: inserted 1 base in 1 codon) encodes MASPTAERGAALPTLGPHGQAALNAQASLPRSVMGVVVSHRRSPRLQLPDFSVLFSDPRLPIRSGLPGKGQVATMPVRLLRDDVAAVQDVHAVDGFQMKVDAHGFTPDELVVQVDSRYLMVTGQRQIDGCSYRAAQKVHRQVQLLPGLDPAAMTYSLTPSGQLCFQGQCQAXASPEAQIAPYPIISSRGSKKLSNPV; translated from the exons ATGGCCTCCCCCACAGCAGAGCGCGGCGCGGCGCTCCCAACCCTAGGGCCGCATGGGCAAGCGGCGCTCAATGCGCAGGCGTCGCTGCCCCGGAGCGTGATGGGAGTTGTAGTCTCACACCGCCGTTCTCCTCGCCTCCAGCTTCCAGACTTTTCGGTCCTGTTTTCTGATCCCAGACTGCCAA TCCGTAGCGGTCTCCCCGGCAAGGGCCAGGTGGCCACGATGCCAGTGCGACTGCTGAGGGATGATGTGGCCGCTGTGCAGGATGTACATGCAGTGGATGGCTTCCAGATGAAAGTGGATGCCCATGGCTTCACCCCTGATGAGCTCGTGGTGCAAGTGGACAGCCGATATCTGATGGTGACAGGCCAGCGGCAAATCGATGGCTGCAGCTACCGCGCGGCGCAGAAGGTACACCGGCAAGTACAACTACTGCCGGGCCTGGATCCTGCCGCCATGACTTACAGCTTGACTCCCTCAGGTCAGCTGTGCTTCCAAGGCCAGTGCCAGG CTGCATCCCCTGAAGCCCAAATAGCACCGTACCCAATAATCAGCAGCCGCGGCTCTAAGAAGCTTTCCAACCCAGTCTGA
- the RAB5C gene encoding ras-related protein Rab-5C, translating into MAGRGGAARPNGPAAGNKICQFKLVLLGESAVGKSSLVLRFVKGQFHEYQESTIGAAFLTQTVCLDDTTVKFEIWDTAGQERYHSLAPMYYRGAQAAIVVYDITNTDTFARAKNWVKELQRQASPNIVIALAGNKADLASKRAVEFQEAQAYADDNSLLFMETSAKTAMNVNEIFMAIAKKLPKNEPQNAAGAPGRNRGVDLQENNPASRSQCCSN; encoded by the exons ATGGCGGGTCGGGGAGGTGCAGCACGACCCAATGGACCAGCTGCAGGAAACAAGATCTGTCAATTTAAGCTGGTCCTGCTGGGGGAGTCTGCAGTGGGCAAATCCAGCCTCGTCCTCCGCTTTGTCAAGGGACAATTCCACGAGTACCAGGAGAGCACAATTGGAG CGGCCTTCCTCACACAGACTGTCTGCTTGGATGACACAACAGTCAAGTTTGAGATCTGGGACACAGCTGGTCAGGAGCGGTATCACAGCCTGGCCCCCATGTACTATCGGGGGGCCCAAGCTGCCATCGTGGTCTATGACATCACCAACACA GATACGTTTGCACGCGCCAAGAACTGGGTGAAGGAGTTACAGAGGCAGGCCAGCCCCAACATCGTCATCGCACTCGCGGGTAACAAGGCAGACCTGGCCAGCAAGAGAGCCGTGGAATTCCAG GAAGCACAAGCCTATGCAGACGACAATAGTTTGCTGTTCATGGAGACATCAGCAAAGACTGCAATGAACGTGAATGAAATTTTCATGGCAATAG CTAAGAAGCTTCCCAAGAATGAGCCCCAGAATGCAGCTGGTGCTCCAGGCCGGAACCGAGGCGTGGACCTCCAGGAAAACAACCCAGCCAGCCGGAGCCAGTGCTGCAGCAACTGA